aaaatttttttcccaaataagagtattattttatattttatttcttttttattagaAAAAACTCGCCCTTCCCACTCCCAAGTCACTCATCTGAATCTTTTGATTCTTCTTTCATTCTCTCCGTTCTCACTTCCCAGTTCCCGTTCACTTTCGTTTAGGGTTTCATACTTCAATTTTTCGACGCCGTCGTCGATTGCCGCTCATCGCTCGCTCGCTCGCTCGCGAAGCCTTGTAAGTTTGACAACCCTCGCCTTGCGGTGTTGCCGTACTTTCGCCAGTTCGCTGCTTGCCCATCGCTTTCTCGCTCGAGTCGCTCGTCGTCTGATTCTTCTCTCATTCTCTGCGTTCTCACTTCTCATTCACTTTCGTTTAGGGTTTCGCTTTCGTCGTCGTCGACTACCGCCCATCACTGGCTTGTTGCTTCAGCTTCACGAACCACGGAACCAGGTTCAATTCTCTCTCTTTTGGGGAAATTTGTCATCTGAGTTCTGACTTCTGAGTTGTTTgttggtttttgattttttgatttttctttttctgatttttaatttttatttttgatttcgtttctgtaatttttgacaataataccaATCAGCCCATAAAATTTTGTCTTAAGTTGTATTTGAGGTGTTGATTTTGAGCTTTGTACTTAGATGGTATTCAATATAATTTCacactaaaaatataattctacAACTTATTTGAAGAAAAGCAAATATGTGGGGAGAAAATTCAATCGTTGTTAAGAGTATGAGTTTTGAACTTATGATTTCAATTgttgtgaatttgaaaaaaaaaaaaaagagtcagTGCAATTTGAGATATGTAATTTGAGCATTGCTTGGCTACTTTGTTGGTAGAGCAAGAGATAATGAGATAGTTTTTAAGAATTGAGGTTACCTTTCATTCAATCAATGTCTATTTTAAGGATATAAAATCATGATATAAGAAATTgatagtttaaaaaaattaaaagatgttATCATAGTAATGTAAATAAGAATGCATCATAACATTGAATAGAAAATGATAATATCCTATTTTTAATATGGAAAATTGGGAATGTCTATTTTGAGAGATTCCTCGGATTTGAAAATAGCTGTGTTTAAAGAAATTCGCATGCTTAAGAACAGTtgtaatgtttagattttagagacTCACACGAGTCGCACGGTTcgagtttctattttgagttggatttagactaatttattatgttttaatgcttATAGTTTTACTTACATGAATCatgagttgttaattagtataaacgattgaatgattgatataattattagaaaagttaatacacaaactaatcgcaagttgtcgtatacaacttaaattattatgacacaatataaattattaataaaattatatttgagaatggcggattatccgcccGTCCgtcatgaattatccgacccgaaacTGCCTAATCTGCCACTTAAATGAGTCGAAGATGGATTATAATTTcttcacccgataatccgccttattCGCCACGGATTATCTgacccgatccgctttgccaggtctagAGCCTCCATTCTTTCTTTCCCTAGTCCCGGTCGTCTTGCCTCCTTTTTCTCGTTCTAGCGGCTAGCCAAAGTCGTAGGATGATTTTCATCTAGGTTTTGGAAACCTCTTCCTTCCTAACTGTATCGACAGATCTGACTCGGACAAATCTTATGTGAATGGCAATGGGATTTTGCAGAGTTATGGTACTGATTCTGCGGGAAAGAAAATGGTAAGGAAGTGAGAATAGGGAGATTCAATATTGAAATCTGATTGGAAAGAGTGTGGATTGgttgtctcttttttttttttttctttttatttttatagttgtTATAATAAAGAATAACACAAATAATGTGGAGATCGTCATGCGCTTGGTTAAAGCGGAGTGTGTCAACGACTGTGTTGCATGGAAGAAAACAGCCGGTGGGGTTGGGGGTTTGCTGGGGAAACGCCTACGGTTGTGGCTCCCTCTTTGCATCATCAACCTCATCGTCCCTTGTTTTAACTAACGCCTTATCAGCAGCAGCCGCTGGTGGTTCCGACGAGGCCTCCAACTCAGGTGCTGCTGCCGGAGGAGGAGAAAGTACGGACAGCGGCGGCGTTGTGGTAGAAGGAGAGCCCATATCATATGCGGAGGCAAAGAAGCTAATGAGATTGGTGAATGTGGAGGCACTGAAAAAAAAGATTGGGATGGAAGGTAAGGAAGTAATCGGGTATTCGGATCTTCTCGAAGCATGCGAGAGCATGGGTGTTGCTAGATCTGCTGATGAAGCCACCGCATTTGCCCGAGTACTTGACGAGGCTGGCGTTGTCCTTCTCTTCAGAGACAAGGTTTTCCTTCAtcccgataaggtactttaggcTATGGATCTGCTCGTTGTTTCTTCGCCTTTTCGCCTTTCATTCATCCTCACTTCCTACACGTGTCAGCCGCGTCTTTTGGGCCTTCTTCTTCTAAGgttcatttataaaaaaaaataaaaataaaaatgcaattcTTGCTCTAATACGCGACCTAGAAAGCACAAACCTTCTTTCCTTTGAGAAGATTTTGATTCTTGTGTTTCTTTTTCGTTTTTCCATTCCGTAAAATCAATTATTTGTGCTGTTGTCAGTTCTTGTTTCTAGTTTCTTAAAGCTCATTACATGAAAACCATAATTTAGTTATTGTGGGATTATTTGAAGTAAAAAAATTGTCCCTCCCTTGTACACCGCTCTCTGGTTTACAATACACAAGTAATGTTACACTCTTAGAAATTTATAGCTGTTGAACAAATTCTGGGCGGTGTGGCTATAGAGGATTCGTTTTCTTAGTTTTCCAAAATGGGAAACCATGCCTTAAGAAACCTCACAGCCACGTTTCATCAAAGGCAGGTGCAATCACAAAACAAAATATAGATACTGAAAGAACACAAACATTCCAATACTTTGGAAAGGTTATGGTTTTGGTTTTGCAAAAGAAGTAACTCGTTTGGGTTTCAAACGAAGGTTGTCAAGGCGAGCAGTTTTTTGGACTGGAACTGAATTATGGTTTTCATTTTTCAATGCTCTAGAGGGATTAGGGTTGAGAAATAGGCTTTTTGATAATAAAAGGGATTAGGGTTGAGAAATAGgctttttgataataaaaaaagaaaagtaaaggaaACAACAGAAGTTCAAAAATTAATTAGATAGCATAGTGATGAAAAAGATTACAAGGTAGCCGCCCCTTCAATAATCAACCGTAAGGCTCAAATTTGCATTCGTAACCCAAATTTTGTTTGGTGCAGAGGACCTTATTTAATGTTTTTAGGATCTTTCAAACACTCCTAAATTTAATGAAAACAAGCAAATTTGAAACCCTAGGAATATTATAAAGTCAACCAAAATTTGAATCCACAACCTCTTAAATAAGAAAATTTTGAGCAGAAACCAATTTTCTAAATTCAAAGCATGACACAACTAAGTGCAAACAAACAAATCTATCATTAAACTACTGCTAATTGTAATGCCCCATTCAGAGAAGTAAGAgcaaaatttaataaattacttGTTCATGAGAAAGCTATGGGACTAgataacattccaattgaagtttggaaatgcttaggtgataacggaattatatggttaactaatttatttaatacaattgtaaaaactaagaaaatgtcagatgaatggaggaaaaacactttaatacctatatacaaaaataaaggagatattcaaaattgtaataactatcgtgaaattaaacttatgagtcatactatgaaattatgggaaaggatagttgaacaaagattaaggttaaaaataaagatctcagaaaatcaatttgattttatgcttaggagatctaccatggaagctatttatcttttaagaagattaatggaaaagtttagggaaaagaagagggacttgcatatgatatttattgaccttgagaaag
The sequence above is a segment of the Malania oleifera isolate guangnan ecotype guangnan chromosome 8, ASM2987363v1, whole genome shotgun sequence genome. Coding sequences within it:
- the LOC131161742 gene encoding calcium uniporter protein 6, mitochondrial-like encodes the protein MWRSSCAWLKRSVSTTVLHGRKQPVGLGVCWGNAYGCGSLFASSTSSSLVLTNALSAAAAGGSDEASNSGAAAGGGESTDSGGVVVEGEPISYAEAKKLMRLVNVEALKKKIGMEGKEVIGYSDLLEACESMGVARSADEATAFARVLDEAGVVLLFRDKVFLHPDKVL